Proteins encoded by one window of Gordonia jinghuaiqii:
- a CDS encoding DUF3068 domain-containing protein, with translation MSSPPSSQPSSPPATQPRRWSTADLLGPTLIFVGSFLLAVTIALPTLLVGNLRTIPLSTDFTTVATAEDATIFDRCSLETGAARTLDADLIRQQRVVAVQPSDEHRITVQAGTSIQAQTLRVDGREVEPEDARPGSDAERGQPCNEATVGAVKDRVTLDRETAEPQLSARGASEIQYDSNAAPVLVPDRRGFTYLLPFDVSLSDHQFFDVITRTTVPLVYAGDTEVAGRDVARFRAEVGETDLAREALGRPVGTDVTITRPASWFGVDGPRTRDLTATLRHRSSWDLAVDPRTGTIVDARIDVDEFYRFPDGTAGVPADFRLPHLQAKFGYDETTRSEMSALASDLATPVVIWGRVVPIGTAILGVLALLGGMIAINPSWLPARMRRG, from the coding sequence ATGTCTTCCCCGCCCTCGTCGCAGCCATCGTCGCCGCCCGCGACGCAGCCTCGCCGCTGGTCGACCGCGGACCTCCTCGGGCCGACCCTGATCTTCGTCGGCAGTTTCCTGCTCGCGGTGACCATCGCCCTCCCGACGCTGCTCGTCGGCAATCTGCGCACGATTCCGCTCAGCACCGACTTCACGACCGTCGCCACCGCCGAAGACGCGACCATCTTCGACCGGTGTTCGCTCGAGACGGGCGCAGCGCGGACGCTCGACGCCGATCTGATCCGCCAGCAGCGCGTCGTGGCGGTGCAACCGTCCGATGAGCACCGCATCACGGTTCAGGCGGGCACGTCGATCCAGGCGCAGACGCTGCGGGTCGACGGCCGGGAGGTCGAACCCGAGGACGCCCGCCCCGGCAGCGACGCCGAACGCGGGCAACCCTGCAACGAGGCCACCGTCGGTGCGGTGAAGGACCGGGTGACGCTCGACCGGGAGACCGCCGAGCCGCAGCTGTCCGCGCGCGGGGCGTCGGAAATCCAGTACGACAGCAACGCCGCACCGGTGCTGGTACCGGACCGCCGCGGTTTCACCTACCTGCTGCCGTTCGACGTGAGCCTCAGCGACCACCAGTTCTTCGACGTCATCACCCGCACCACGGTGCCGCTGGTCTACGCCGGCGACACCGAGGTCGCCGGACGCGACGTGGCCCGGTTCCGCGCCGAGGTCGGTGAGACCGATCTCGCTCGCGAAGCGCTGGGACGCCCGGTGGGCACCGACGTCACCATCACGCGGCCGGCGTCGTGGTTCGGGGTCGACGGCCCGCGGACGCGGGACCTGACCGCCACACTGCGTCACCGGAGTTCGTGGGATCTCGCCGTCGACCCCCGCACGGGGACCATCGTCGACGCGAGGATCGACGTGGACGAGTTCTACCGCTTTCCCGACGGCACCGCCGGGGTCCCGGCGGATTTCCGACTCCCCCACCTGCAGGCGAAGTTCGGCTACGACGAGACGACCAGATCCGAGATGTCCGCGCTGGCCTCCGATCTCGCGACCCCCGTGGTGATCTGGGGTCGGGTGGTCCCGATCGGGACCGCGATCCTGGGCGTCCTCGCGCTGCTCGGCGGGATGATCGCGATCAACCCGTCGTGGCTGCCCGCGCGGATGCGTCGGGGCTGA
- a CDS encoding SRPBCC family protein, whose translation MSDNGNTQVTVERTIEAPVDAVFDVLSNPERHHALDGSGFIRSVDHADRIQEVGAVFTMNMEGDHMGGEYKTDNHVVGYAKDKLLAWKTAPAGTEPPGWEWVWELESQGPNETLVRLTYDWSKVTDKKLLEKVKFPLVTEEQLNDSLGRLAAEVSS comes from the coding sequence ATGAGCGACAACGGAAACACACAGGTCACTGTCGAACGCACCATCGAGGCTCCGGTTGACGCGGTGTTCGACGTCCTCTCCAATCCCGAGCGGCACCATGCGCTCGACGGCTCCGGATTCATCCGCAGCGTCGACCACGCCGACCGCATCCAGGAGGTCGGCGCGGTGTTCACCATGAACATGGAGGGCGACCACATGGGCGGCGAGTACAAGACCGACAACCACGTGGTCGGCTACGCCAAGGACAAGCTGCTCGCCTGGAAGACCGCTCCGGCCGGCACCGAGCCGCCCGGATGGGAGTGGGTCTGGGAGCTGGAGTCGCAGGGGCCCAACGAGACGCTGGTCCGCCTCACCTACGACTGGTCCAAGGTCACCGACAAGAAGCTACTCGAGAAGGTGAAGTTCCCGCTCGTCACCGAGGAACAGCTCAACGACTCTCTCGGCAGGCTTGCCGCCGAGGTTTCTTCCTGA
- a CDS encoding polysaccharide biosynthesis protein, protein MGETRRVTGTFGAVGSVAVGSMVANVCMYVVHLSASARYLDVSEYGEFAVLLSAMLVLGVPALALQNVVAREVVLGRDERRLRRIGLQTTLYVVLLAGIATPLVAQLTRTDVATALAALAGAPLLALIAAGQGILQGRGEFRVLAWVLAAVGVLRSVPMVGAFVAGAGPAGGLLAGTVGAAVSVVVVWLVVSLVAGRSVAGRAHPGGSGATGAIGVLSVARASQVQLVLIVASSIDLLLSPRVLGAEEVGVYALGAIATKVAFWLPQAIGVVFYPRLADPARSRAALRQAVLVVAGIGVVLTISAGAAGPLVPLVFGDGYDALVPIMWLFAYIGAALAVLQVVLLSAIARDRTRVALGTWVVVAVEVVVIVTVAGSVVGVAGTAAVAVTIAAAGTWAFAR, encoded by the coding sequence ATGGGGGAGACGCGTCGGGTGACGGGCACGTTCGGTGCCGTCGGCTCGGTGGCGGTGGGGTCGATGGTGGCCAACGTCTGCATGTACGTGGTGCACCTGTCGGCGAGTGCACGCTATCTCGACGTCAGCGAGTACGGCGAGTTCGCGGTGCTGTTGTCGGCGATGCTCGTGTTGGGCGTGCCCGCGCTGGCGTTGCAGAACGTCGTCGCGCGAGAGGTCGTGCTGGGGCGCGACGAGCGTCGGCTGCGGAGGATCGGACTCCAGACGACGCTCTACGTCGTGCTGCTCGCCGGCATCGCGACGCCGCTCGTCGCCCAGCTCACGCGCACCGATGTCGCGACGGCGCTCGCGGCTCTGGCCGGCGCCCCGCTGCTCGCCCTGATCGCCGCGGGCCAGGGAATCCTGCAGGGCAGAGGCGAGTTCCGGGTGCTGGCATGGGTGCTGGCAGCGGTGGGAGTGCTCCGTTCGGTGCCGATGGTCGGGGCGTTCGTGGCCGGCGCGGGCCCCGCGGGTGGACTGCTCGCGGGCACCGTCGGTGCGGCGGTGTCGGTCGTCGTCGTGTGGCTCGTCGTGTCGTTGGTCGCCGGGCGGTCGGTCGCCGGGCGGGCGCATCCGGGTGGGTCGGGCGCGACCGGCGCGATCGGCGTGCTGAGTGTGGCCCGCGCCTCGCAGGTCCAGCTGGTGCTGATCGTCGCGTCGTCGATCGATCTGCTGCTGTCCCCGCGGGTGCTCGGTGCCGAGGAGGTCGGGGTGTACGCCCTGGGCGCGATCGCCACCAAGGTCGCGTTCTGGTTGCCGCAGGCCATCGGCGTCGTGTTCTATCCCCGGCTCGCCGACCCCGCCCGATCGCGGGCCGCGCTCCGTCAGGCCGTGCTGGTGGTCGCCGGGATCGGCGTCGTGCTGACCATCTCGGCCGGCGCCGCGGGGCCGCTCGTCCCCCTCGTGTTCGGCGACGGCTACGACGCCCTCGTCCCGATCATGTGGCTGTTCGCCTACATCGGCGCCGCCCTCGCGGTCCTGCAGGTGGTGTTGCTGTCGGCCATCGCCCGCGACCGCACCCGCGTCGCGTTGGGCACCTGGGTCGTGGTCGCCGTGGAGGTCGTGGTGATCGTCACGGTCGCCGGATCGGTGGTCGGCGTCGCCGGCACGGCGGCGGTGGCGGTCACGATCGCCGCGGCGGGTACATGGGCGTTCGCGCGGTGA
- a CDS encoding HpcH/HpaI aldolase/citrate lyase family protein: MYDDNPTYDADSTDVGSRIDPVLARSWLLVNGAHYAKFEPAGRSRADIVVLDIEDAVAPKDKIEARDNVVRWLGPKGGDADPGTGPGAGDWVRINGFGTPWWADDLSALAETTIGGVMLAMVESVDHVTETAKRLPGVPIVALVETARGLERISEIASAKGTFRLAFGIGDFRRDTGFGDNPQTLAYARSRFTIAAKAAHLPSAIDGPTVGSSALKLSEATAVSAEFGMTGKICLTPGQCAQVNEGLSPSLEEITWAKEFFAEFERDGGEIRNGSDLPRIARATKILDLARSYGITESDYDDDPVHAPAPSDTHHY; the protein is encoded by the coding sequence ATGTACGACGACAACCCCACGTATGACGCCGACTCGACCGATGTCGGTTCGCGCATCGACCCGGTACTGGCCCGCAGCTGGCTGTTGGTGAACGGCGCCCACTATGCGAAGTTCGAACCCGCGGGCCGTTCACGCGCCGACATCGTCGTACTGGACATCGAAGACGCGGTGGCCCCCAAGGACAAGATCGAAGCCCGCGACAACGTGGTCCGCTGGCTCGGCCCCAAGGGCGGCGACGCCGACCCCGGCACCGGCCCGGGCGCAGGCGACTGGGTCCGGATCAACGGATTCGGCACGCCGTGGTGGGCCGACGACCTGAGCGCTCTGGCCGAGACCACCATCGGCGGGGTCATGCTGGCGATGGTCGAGTCCGTCGACCACGTCACCGAGACCGCCAAGCGACTGCCCGGCGTGCCGATAGTCGCACTCGTCGAGACCGCCCGCGGGCTCGAACGCATCAGTGAGATCGCCTCCGCGAAGGGCACCTTCCGGCTCGCCTTCGGCATCGGCGACTTCCGGCGCGACACCGGCTTCGGCGACAATCCGCAGACCCTCGCCTACGCACGTTCGCGATTCACCATCGCCGCCAAGGCCGCTCACCTGCCGAGCGCCATCGACGGCCCGACCGTCGGTTCGAGCGCCCTCAAGCTGAGCGAGGCCACCGCGGTCAGCGCCGAATTCGGTATGACCGGCAAGATCTGCCTCACTCCTGGCCAGTGCGCTCAGGTCAACGAGGGCCTCTCGCCCTCACTGGAGGAGATCACCTGGGCGAAAGAGTTCTTCGCCGAGTTCGAGCGCGACGGCGGCGAGATCCGCAACGGTTCCGACCTGCCGCGTATCGCACGCGCGACGAAGATCCTCGACCTGGCCCGCTCCTACGGGATCACCGAGTCGGACTACGACGACGACCCGGTCCACGCGCCCGCGCCGTCGGACACCCACCACTACTGA
- a CDS encoding glycosyltransferase family 4 protein, protein MRAPSDVLLLCWRDTGHPQGGGSETYLERVGAELARRGSRVTFLTSAYRGAAREEVRDGMRFVRAGGRITVYPRMLGTILAGRLGLGPLAGSAPEVVVDTQNGVPFFSTLVSSAPTVVLVHHCHREQWPVAGRLLGHVGWFLESRVSPRVHRRNRYVTVSAPSKAELVDLGVGAERISVVRNGIDPVPDGVGVPVRRADDPVRLCVLSRLVPHKQVEDALTVLAQLRRAGVQARLDVIGDGWWSDELRFAAAGLGVTTEVTFHGHVSERRKHELLARAQVHLMPSRKEGWGLAVVEAAQHGVPTIGYRSSVGLADSIDDGDTGLLVDGVDELVSATRKLIDNPDEAHRLGRNARLKATRYSWAATCDGFLETFDAVLAGRRGRG, encoded by the coding sequence ATGCGCGCACCCTCTGACGTCCTGCTCCTGTGCTGGCGGGACACCGGCCACCCGCAAGGTGGTGGCAGTGAGACCTACCTGGAACGCGTCGGCGCCGAACTCGCCCGACGCGGCTCACGCGTGACCTTTCTGACCTCCGCCTACCGCGGTGCCGCTCGCGAGGAGGTCCGCGACGGGATGCGGTTCGTGCGGGCCGGCGGCCGGATCACCGTGTACCCGCGCATGCTCGGCACGATCCTGGCCGGCCGTCTCGGTCTCGGCCCGCTCGCCGGCAGCGCCCCCGAGGTCGTCGTCGACACCCAGAACGGTGTCCCGTTCTTCTCGACGCTCGTCTCGTCGGCGCCGACGGTGGTCCTCGTCCACCACTGCCACCGCGAGCAGTGGCCGGTGGCCGGGCGGCTGCTCGGTCACGTCGGGTGGTTTCTCGAATCGCGTGTCTCGCCCCGGGTTCATCGGCGCAACCGGTACGTGACGGTGTCCGCCCCGTCGAAGGCGGAGCTCGTGGACCTCGGGGTAGGGGCCGAGCGGATCTCGGTGGTACGTAACGGCATCGATCCGGTGCCCGACGGTGTCGGGGTGCCGGTGCGGAGAGCCGACGATCCGGTGCGCTTGTGCGTGCTGTCCCGGCTGGTGCCGCACAAGCAGGTGGAGGACGCCCTCACCGTCCTCGCGCAGCTGCGTCGAGCCGGGGTTCAGGCGCGGCTCGATGTCATCGGCGACGGCTGGTGGTCGGATGAATTGCGCTTCGCCGCAGCGGGACTCGGCGTCACCACGGAGGTCACCTTCCACGGTCACGTGAGCGAGCGGCGCAAGCACGAGCTCCTCGCCCGCGCGCAGGTGCATCTGATGCCGTCGCGTAAAGAGGGCTGGGGACTAGCAGTCGTGGAGGCCGCCCAGCACGGGGTCCCCACCATCGGCTACCGCAGCTCGGTCGGCCTCGCGGACTCCATCGACGACGGCGACACCGGACTCCTCGTCGACGGTGTCGACGAACTCGTCAGTGCCACAAGAAAGCTCATCGACAACCCGGATGAGGCGCATCGGCTGGGACGGAATGCGCGCCTCAAGGCGACCCGGTACTCGTGGGCCGCGACGTGCGACGGCTTTCTCGAGACCTTCGACGCTGTGCTCGCCGGGCGCCGAGGCCGAGGCTGA
- a CDS encoding class I SAM-dependent methyltransferase: MARLATLRRAAGLLDDFRYEQSDPARFYGALAADTSNMVAAFVPDLTGAVILDVGGGPGYFADAFRARGAHYMSVEPDPTEMHSGGLEHRGSVRGSGQELPFADGCVDVCLSSNVVEHTPKPWEMADEMLRVTRPGGIVIVSYTLWWGPFGGHEMGLTHYLGGHRAARLYTRRHGHPPKNLFGTSLFAVTAADGLRWAHSVAADADLVAAFPRYIPRWMWWVMRVPGLRDVLGTNLVLVLRKR, translated from the coding sequence ATGGCCCGGCTGGCCACACTCCGGCGCGCGGCGGGACTGCTCGACGACTTCCGCTACGAGCAGTCCGATCCCGCCCGGTTCTACGGTGCGCTGGCCGCCGACACCTCGAACATGGTCGCGGCGTTCGTCCCGGACCTGACCGGCGCGGTGATCCTCGACGTGGGCGGCGGACCAGGATATTTCGCCGACGCGTTCCGGGCGCGCGGGGCGCATTACATGTCGGTCGAACCCGACCCCACGGAGATGCACTCCGGCGGCCTGGAGCATCGCGGTTCGGTGCGCGGGTCCGGACAGGAGCTGCCGTTCGCCGACGGCTGCGTCGACGTGTGCCTGTCGTCGAACGTCGTCGAACACACCCCGAAGCCCTGGGAGATGGCCGACGAGATGCTGCGCGTGACCCGCCCCGGGGGCATCGTGATCGTCAGCTACACGCTCTGGTGGGGACCGTTCGGCGGCCACGAGATGGGCCTGACCCATTACCTCGGCGGTCACCGCGCCGCGCGGCTCTACACCCGTCGCCACGGGCACCCACCCAAGAACCTCTTCGGGACATCGCTGTTCGCCGTCACCGCCGCCGACGGCCTGCGCTGGGCGCACTCGGTGGCAGCCGACGCCGACCTCGTCGCCGCGTTCCCCCGCTACATCCCGCGCTGGATGTGGTGGGTCATGCGCGTTCCGGGACTCCGCGACGTCCTCGGGACCAACCTGGTGCTGGTGCTGCGTAAGCGGTGA
- a CDS encoding ABC transporter permease, giving the protein MRRVSLRNLRAHKLRLFLTLFSIILGTSFVAGSMVFTSSISKAFTDIFDSAAQGVAVQITPGDPQSPGVPLSVVDRLRAQRAELGIDKLVVNNSGLITVADSDGKAIQTGGAPSVGTTYIPPAEALSPAESEIVPGGRSPANAGEIALNSSAARDAGLEVGSKTKVVIGQGNAEPLEVTVVGLIDLPTSTGGYVNAQFDAATADRLFTDGQHVGLVDMSAVSGVSPPQLQERVIAALGADAKLYDVRTGDQVREDQKEQVNEFLQIFQYILLAFAAIGLVVGTFIIFNTFSMIVAQRNREFALLRAVGASRRQVSRSVLFEAFVVGVIGGVLGLAIGIALAAGLKALTSATSGLPDGELSIGPGAILAGILVGVVVTMISAWVPAARAARVPPVEAMRASAAEGSASLRNRTILGAVVGVASIAAIVVGAMGEGAGPALTVGAGAAGAVLAAVLVGPALARPFVGALGRVIGAPFGMIGRLARTNAIRNPRRSAATAFALTLGLMLVAIIGTLGQSFKGTVDDAIDSGITADYIVGGTNQQPLPPTVTQAVDGVSGVGEVVSFGVVQAKVDDRPVTGVSAIGGPLNSVTVMDMRDGASPTLSPDGMLISERTSMTNGWKRGDVLTFTSATGAEMKVPITGVYADNEALQPWVVGPEVYDTLVPPFARVNVTMFVKAAPGTDLGTLRTELEDATAQYLTVQVQDRDQFKGQISSQIDQMLGTLYAMLGLALVIAVLGIINTLALSVVERKREIGMLRAIGMVRAQVRRSIYLESVLISIFGAVLGVLLGTVIGVALVRTLAAWGLGAPVIPWSLITITLVASAAVGVLAALWPAVRAARTGPLEAIADL; this is encoded by the coding sequence ATGCGCAGGGTTTCGCTGCGAAACCTGCGGGCGCACAAGCTCCGACTGTTCCTGACCCTTTTCTCGATCATCCTCGGCACATCGTTCGTCGCCGGGTCGATGGTGTTCACCAGCTCCATCTCGAAGGCCTTCACCGACATCTTCGACAGTGCCGCGCAGGGTGTGGCCGTCCAGATCACGCCGGGCGACCCGCAGTCGCCGGGCGTACCGCTGTCGGTGGTCGACCGGTTGCGCGCACAACGCGCCGAGCTCGGCATCGACAAGCTCGTCGTCAACAACAGCGGGCTGATCACGGTCGCCGACTCCGACGGCAAGGCCATCCAGACCGGCGGCGCCCCCAGCGTCGGCACCACTTACATCCCACCCGCCGAGGCGCTGTCTCCCGCGGAGTCGGAGATCGTCCCGGGCGGGCGGAGCCCCGCGAACGCCGGTGAGATCGCCCTGAACTCGTCGGCCGCCAGGGATGCAGGACTCGAGGTCGGATCGAAGACCAAGGTCGTCATCGGGCAGGGCAACGCGGAGCCGCTCGAGGTGACCGTCGTCGGACTGATCGACCTGCCCACCTCGACCGGCGGGTACGTCAATGCGCAGTTCGACGCCGCGACCGCCGATCGCCTGTTCACCGACGGACAACACGTCGGGCTCGTCGACATGTCGGCCGTCTCCGGTGTGAGCCCGCCGCAGCTGCAGGAGCGGGTCATCGCCGCACTCGGTGCGGACGCGAAGCTGTACGACGTCCGCACGGGCGATCAGGTCCGCGAGGACCAGAAGGAACAGGTCAACGAGTTCCTGCAGATCTTCCAGTACATCTTGCTGGCGTTCGCCGCGATCGGTCTGGTCGTCGGCACGTTCATCATCTTCAACACCTTCTCGATGATCGTCGCGCAGCGGAACCGTGAGTTCGCGCTCCTGCGTGCGGTCGGCGCAAGTCGTCGGCAGGTGTCGCGGTCGGTGCTGTTCGAGGCCTTCGTGGTCGGCGTCATCGGCGGCGTGCTGGGCCTGGCGATCGGCATCGCGCTGGCCGCCGGGCTCAAGGCCCTCACCAGTGCGACGTCGGGCCTCCCGGACGGTGAGTTGAGCATCGGGCCGGGCGCGATCCTCGCGGGCATCCTGGTGGGTGTCGTCGTCACGATGATCAGTGCGTGGGTGCCTGCGGCGAGAGCCGCGCGGGTCCCACCCGTCGAGGCGATGCGCGCCTCGGCAGCGGAGGGATCGGCGTCGTTGCGCAACCGCACCATTCTCGGTGCGGTCGTCGGCGTCGCCTCCATCGCGGCGATCGTCGTGGGCGCCATGGGCGAGGGTGCCGGTCCGGCGCTGACCGTGGGCGCCGGCGCCGCGGGTGCGGTGCTGGCGGCAGTCCTCGTCGGCCCGGCGCTCGCGCGACCGTTCGTCGGCGCGCTCGGCCGCGTGATCGGCGCACCGTTCGGCATGATCGGCCGCCTCGCGCGCACCAACGCGATCCGCAATCCACGACGTTCAGCGGCGACTGCGTTCGCGCTGACCCTGGGACTGATGCTGGTCGCGATCATCGGCACGCTCGGCCAGTCCTTCAAGGGCACGGTCGACGACGCGATCGATTCCGGCATCACCGCCGACTACATCGTCGGCGGCACCAACCAGCAGCCGCTGCCGCCGACGGTCACCCAGGCCGTCGACGGGGTGTCCGGGGTCGGCGAGGTGGTGTCGTTCGGGGTCGTGCAGGCCAAGGTCGACGACCGGCCGGTGACAGGTGTCTCCGCCATCGGCGGTCCGCTGAACTCGGTGACCGTGATGGACATGCGGGACGGTGCATCGCCGACGCTGTCGCCCGACGGGATGCTGATCAGTGAGCGGACCAGCATGACGAACGGCTGGAAACGCGGCGATGTGCTGACGTTCACCTCGGCCACCGGCGCCGAGATGAAGGTCCCGATCACCGGCGTGTACGCCGACAACGAGGCACTGCAGCCGTGGGTGGTGGGTCCCGAGGTCTACGACACTCTGGTGCCGCCGTTCGCGCGGGTCAACGTCACCATGTTCGTGAAGGCCGCACCGGGCACCGACCTGGGCACCCTCCGCACCGAGCTGGAGGACGCCACCGCGCAGTACCTGACGGTCCAGGTGCAGGACCGCGATCAGTTCAAGGGTCAGATCTCGTCCCAGATCGATCAGATGCTCGGCACGTTGTACGCGATGCTCGGACTCGCTCTGGTGATCGCGGTGCTCGGCATCATCAACACGCTCGCGTTGTCGGTGGTGGAACGTAAACGGGAGATCGGCATGCTCCGGGCGATCGGCATGGTGCGCGCGCAGGTCCGCCGGTCGATCTACCTCGAGTCGGTGCTGATCTCGATCTTCGGCGCGGTGCTCGGCGTGCTCCTCGGGACGGTGATCGGCGTGGCGCTGGTGCGGACGCTTGCCGCCTGGGGCCTGGGGGCCCCGGTGATCCCGTGGTCGCTGATCACGATCACGCTCGTCGCATCCGCCGCGGTCGGGGTGCTGGCCGCCCTGTGGCCCGCGGTGCGTGCCGCGCGCACGGGGCCGCTGGAGGCGATCGCCGACCTGTGA
- a CDS encoding ABC transporter ATP-binding protein produces the protein MTTTDVAARDDGDAFGTPKHAVAAGADNLSKRYGSGDTAVEALKGVSISFREGEFTAIMGPSGSGKSTLMHCLAGLDVASEGRVFIGDIDLTELSDKAMTMLRRDRIGFVFQAFNLVPTLTAKENITLPVDIAGRDVDTEWFDAVVNRLGITDRLGHLPSELSGGQQQRVACARALIGKPSIIFGDEPTGNLDSRSSGEVLAILRAATDEFGQTVVIVTHDPRAASYADRVVFLADGQIVQELTRPSADDVFEVMKNLDNGPAPKVSPAQGSASTVSVSKTAGSEATSDGPAVEISEAR, from the coding sequence ATGACGACGACTGATGTGGCCGCCCGAGACGATGGCGATGCGTTTGGGACGCCCAAGCATGCGGTGGCTGCCGGTGCCGACAACCTGTCCAAGCGTTACGGCAGCGGAGACACCGCCGTCGAGGCCCTCAAGGGCGTGTCGATCTCGTTCCGCGAGGGCGAGTTCACCGCCATCATGGGTCCGTCGGGGTCGGGCAAGTCGACGCTGATGCACTGCCTCGCGGGGCTCGACGTGGCGAGCGAGGGCCGCGTGTTCATCGGTGACATCGACCTGACCGAGTTGTCGGACAAGGCGATGACGATGCTGCGCCGCGACCGCATCGGCTTCGTGTTCCAGGCGTTCAACCTCGTGCCGACGCTGACCGCCAAGGAGAACATCACCCTGCCGGTCGACATCGCCGGCCGCGACGTCGACACCGAATGGTTCGACGCGGTCGTCAACCGACTGGGCATCACCGACCGCCTCGGACACCTCCCCAGCGAGCTGTCCGGTGGTCAGCAACAGCGTGTGGCGTGTGCCCGCGCGCTCATCGGCAAACCGTCGATCATCTTCGGCGACGAGCCGACCGGCAACCTCGACTCCCGCTCGTCGGGCGAGGTGCTGGCGATCCTGCGGGCCGCCACCGACGAGTTCGGGCAGACCGTGGTGATCGTGACGCACGATCCGCGTGCGGCGTCCTACGCCGACCGGGTGGTGTTCCTCGCCGACGGTCAGATCGTGCAGGAGCTGACCCGCCCGAGCGCCGACGACGTCTTCGAGGTGATGAAGAACCTCGACAACGGCCCGGCCCCCAAGGTGTCCCCGGCGCAGGGATCCGCATCGACGGTCTCTGTGTCGAAGACCGCCGGGTCCGAGGCCACCTCCGACGGTCCCGCCGTCGAGATCTCCGAAGCGCGCTGA